The Pantoea sp. At-9b genome includes a window with the following:
- a CDS encoding HK97 gp10 family phage protein, producing MGIKVRGVANSVNALNRLIDNIQTRKIPRALQSANLVIAAQAAIITPVDTSTLLNSQFREIIVNGTRITGRVGYSANYALYVHNASGKLKGQPRAHFGKTRDGKEFGGGTGTGNYWDPHAEPHFLTKGGEQARDDVDRVIRKELSL from the coding sequence ATGGGCATAAAGGTCAGAGGTGTGGCAAACAGTGTTAATGCCCTGAACCGCCTTATCGACAATATACAGACGCGGAAAATTCCCCGCGCTCTACAGTCGGCGAACCTCGTTATTGCCGCACAGGCAGCCATCATCACCCCGGTTGATACCTCTACACTGCTCAACTCTCAGTTCCGCGAGATTATCGTGAACGGAACGCGGATCACAGGACGGGTTGGTTATTCCGCCAACTATGCGCTTTATGTGCACAACGCGTCCGGGAAACTCAAAGGGCAGCCGCGCGCGCATTTCGGCAAGACCCGAGACGGTAAGGAATTCGGTGGAGGCACCGGTACCGGTAATTATTGGGATCCGCATGCAGAACCTCACTTCCTTACCAAAGGGGGCGAGCAGGCGAGGGATGATGTCGATCGGGTTATCAGGAAGGAGTTATCACTTTGA
- a CDS encoding DUF6246 family protein, giving the protein MNPLKEIGECLISDGDQDFFFRPSFIAMTQLGTPEEIVTTFHDLFDDSVARKIVAEIQRLRNVSPSMRILYTAMTGKVDDQQWLLRQLCSAMTAKRTIMAAYSVIQACCDRDATPLIGELIPSKSGKWAFVYRAGKLPVADMITVARSLIVHGLIGKAKVRRLQRHESSTGSTEFSALEYINAARSHFEISRHEAEQLTMTEFQMMIAMKYPDQKGFTREEYDKVADDYLAKKARREARAKH; this is encoded by the coding sequence ATGAACCCCCTCAAAGAAATTGGCGAGTGCCTGATAAGCGATGGCGATCAGGATTTCTTTTTCCGACCATCGTTTATTGCAATGACACAGTTGGGTACGCCAGAAGAAATCGTGACCACCTTTCATGATTTGTTCGATGACAGCGTGGCTCGAAAGATAGTTGCCGAGATTCAGCGCTTGCGTAACGTTTCGCCGTCAATGCGCATCCTTTACACGGCGATGACTGGAAAGGTTGACGATCAGCAGTGGCTGTTGCGGCAACTATGCAGCGCAATGACTGCCAAGCGAACCATTATGGCTGCGTACTCTGTTATCCAGGCATGCTGCGACCGGGACGCCACTCCATTGATCGGCGAACTCATCCCCAGTAAAAGTGGCAAGTGGGCTTTCGTGTACCGAGCGGGAAAACTTCCGGTGGCAGACATGATAACGGTCGCGCGATCGCTAATTGTCCATGGCCTGATTGGTAAAGCAAAAGTGCGACGTCTCCAGCGGCATGAATCATCAACCGGTTCGACTGAGTTCAGTGCGCTTGAGTACATCAACGCGGCGCGCAGCCACTTCGAAATCAGCCGACATGAAGCCGAACAACTCACGATGACTGAGTTTCAGATGATGATCGCCATGAAGTACCCCGATCAGAAGGGCTTCACCCGCGAGGAATACGACAAAGTAGCAGATGACTATCTGGCTAAGAAGGCACGGCGAGAGGCACGGGCAAAGCATTAA
- a CDS encoding phage tail length tape measure family protein: MSEKVGEIYYDVELETAKLLTGANEVKSALSDMTGNAKNTGKAIDNLGKEAKSTASNLDQITSHAKSMDGSLQSLNTTFSAVATAISQANTNSVAASMTLTQMNAAMQTLISSVNSMASAMKESSSSTAAASSEYSRAESMIEGLGNQIAILEEANENGARSAAVLAAQLRAGSSASDEEKQKIGQLTGQLFDMKNSVDQGTKSHGAWRQQMQQAGYQVQDFIVQVQGGQSALVAFSQQGSQLAGAFGPSGAIIGAIIALGSVLVGTLVKSLGNAEDKMKNLAAATNALDQVISISQGGVAALSDKYALLARTNAEAATILRNQAVLEYKQAVSELPSAMSDAAKSIVSFGDALISGIGGGYASLETFSSALKTLKIDTSDYESALKQADNAGSGFSATINSMTNTVGAISSKFDISQQQAFELARGLDNVATSKSPEALRDLISRLQTFTSTTPDGTKALLEFVKGLVALSSQATIAEGQLKSLQAERDNFTQGQKNLIQQSERDLELSQKQGAARARLQALYKARDAGFSDDSKEAIRMQNEAEQTYNNIQAQQKLKTSSSQLAKQEETVAQKLANLKQQSDLAANSTTELSREQAILTAQQSLGKGATQEQIALAGQYAAKKWDTANALKAQAAAEKLIPEAKENASYAQDVKDLQTAYDAKKITQQQYNQTSEQLEQQHQVNLAKIRADQNSGVTPLQDAQGTIDPVQQLANENARKLELIKQFETEKGVLTQNGLALMNAANTEYEQARLAAQWEIYKAQSDSNALLGTAIESLSGGATNAITGLLNGTQSLLEALSNIGTSILNGVVSSLVQMGTQWVMSAVMGQTAQTAAIAANQASATTALAASTLAGTAAATTLLASWSPAAMAASIATSGGAATAGLAGYTAAMTTAQTMSVAGAREHGGPVSANSMYKVGEGGKPEIFKASNGSQYMIPGDNGSVISNRDIGSSSRGSTIQQEVHFNIQTTGGIDDATMNKMSAMMKQVALYQIKDQQRPRGMLSKTK, translated from the coding sequence ATGTCAGAAAAGGTTGGGGAGATTTATTACGACGTTGAGTTGGAGACTGCCAAACTCCTGACTGGTGCCAATGAGGTTAAATCGGCTTTGTCTGACATGACCGGTAACGCTAAGAACACCGGGAAAGCAATTGATAATCTTGGTAAAGAAGCAAAGTCTACAGCGTCTAATCTGGATCAGATCACCAGCCATGCCAAATCAATGGATGGCAGTCTTCAATCGCTGAACACCACGTTTTCTGCCGTAGCCACAGCCATCAGCCAGGCCAACACAAACTCTGTAGCCGCCAGCATGACGCTGACACAGATGAATGCCGCCATGCAGACACTGATTTCATCGGTGAACTCTATGGCGAGCGCTATGAAGGAGTCTTCCAGCAGCACGGCTGCGGCATCAAGCGAGTATTCACGCGCCGAGTCAATGATTGAGGGGCTTGGCAACCAGATAGCCATTCTGGAAGAAGCCAACGAGAATGGAGCGCGTAGTGCGGCTGTCCTGGCTGCGCAGTTGCGGGCTGGATCTTCTGCAAGTGATGAAGAAAAGCAGAAAATTGGTCAGTTAACCGGACAGCTTTTCGACATGAAAAACAGTGTCGATCAGGGTACCAAAAGCCATGGGGCATGGCGTCAGCAAATGCAGCAGGCCGGGTATCAGGTGCAGGACTTTATTGTCCAGGTTCAGGGAGGACAATCTGCGCTGGTTGCATTCAGCCAGCAGGGTTCTCAACTGGCTGGTGCATTCGGTCCGAGCGGTGCCATTATCGGTGCGATAATCGCGTTGGGATCCGTGCTGGTAGGAACTCTGGTTAAGTCGCTGGGTAATGCTGAAGATAAAATGAAAAATTTGGCGGCTGCCACAAACGCATTGGACCAAGTAATTTCTATTTCTCAGGGGGGAGTCGCAGCGCTTTCTGATAAATATGCATTATTGGCTCGGACGAATGCAGAAGCGGCAACAATATTAAGAAATCAGGCTGTTTTAGAATATAAACAGGCTGTGTCAGAACTACCAAGTGCAATGAGCGATGCAGCAAAATCTATTGTGTCATTTGGTGATGCGTTAATTAGTGGAATCGGAGGAGGTTATGCATCTCTTGAAACTTTCTCATCAGCATTAAAAACATTGAAAATTGACACCTCTGATTATGAATCAGCGTTAAAGCAGGCTGATAATGCTGGAAGTGGGTTTTCAGCAACAATTAACAGCATGACTAACACAGTAGGGGCAATATCCAGCAAGTTCGATATATCTCAGCAGCAGGCATTTGAACTGGCAAGGGGATTGGATAATGTAGCTACGTCCAAATCACCCGAAGCCTTAAGGGATTTAATTTCCAGACTCCAAACATTTACTTCCACAACTCCAGACGGAACTAAGGCACTATTGGAGTTTGTAAAAGGTTTGGTCGCTTTATCATCACAAGCAACAATAGCAGAAGGTCAGTTGAAATCCTTGCAGGCTGAGAGGGATAATTTTACTCAGGGGCAGAAGAACCTGATACAGCAGTCAGAACGGGATTTGGAACTTTCGCAGAAGCAGGGTGCTGCTCGTGCCAGATTACAGGCACTTTACAAGGCCAGGGATGCAGGATTTTCTGATGACAGCAAAGAAGCTATCAGAATGCAGAACGAGGCCGAGCAGACATATAACAATATCCAGGCTCAGCAGAAACTTAAAACCAGCAGTAGCCAACTGGCTAAGCAGGAAGAGACTGTCGCCCAAAAATTGGCGAACCTGAAACAGCAGTCTGATCTTGCTGCAAACTCGACAACTGAACTGAGCCGTGAACAGGCCATCCTGACTGCGCAGCAGTCTCTCGGCAAAGGTGCAACTCAGGAACAAATCGCGCTGGCCGGGCAGTACGCTGCAAAAAAATGGGACACGGCAAACGCACTTAAGGCTCAGGCAGCAGCTGAAAAGCTCATCCCGGAAGCAAAGGAAAATGCCAGCTATGCGCAGGATGTTAAGGATCTGCAAACTGCATACGATGCAAAGAAAATAACCCAGCAGCAGTATAACCAGACCAGCGAACAGCTGGAGCAACAGCACCAGGTTAATTTAGCCAAGATCCGGGCAGACCAAAATTCCGGGGTTACCCCTCTGCAGGATGCTCAGGGAACCATCGACCCGGTACAGCAACTGGCTAACGAGAACGCCCGAAAACTGGAATTAATTAAGCAATTTGAAACCGAAAAGGGCGTGCTGACGCAGAACGGGCTGGCGCTCATGAATGCTGCCAACACCGAGTATGAGCAGGCACGTCTCGCCGCGCAGTGGGAGATTTACAAGGCCCAGAGCGATTCAAACGCATTACTGGGAACAGCCATTGAGTCATTGAGCGGTGGCGCTACCAACGCAATAACAGGCCTTCTCAACGGCACTCAAAGCCTTTTAGAAGCATTGTCCAATATTGGCACATCTATTCTTAATGGCGTGGTGAGCAGCCTGGTTCAGATGGGAACGCAGTGGGTTATGTCCGCAGTAATGGGACAAACAGCCCAGACTGCGGCAATCGCAGCCAACCAGGCATCAGCAACTACGGCGCTGGCTGCATCAACTCTTGCCGGAACGGCAGCGGCAACCACATTACTGGCTTCATGGTCACCTGCTGCCATGGCTGCTTCTATAGCGACATCCGGCGGCGCGGCCACTGCCGGACTTGCCGGGTACACCGCCGCTATGACGACAGCGCAAACTATGTCAGTGGCTGGTGCTCGCGAACACGGCGGCCCTGTCAGCGCAAACAGCATGTATAAGGTGGGCGAGGGCGGTAAGCCAGAAATATTCAAGGCCAGCAATGGCAGCCAGTACATGATCCCCGGTGATAACGGCTCGGTGATCAGCAACAGGGACATTGGTAGCTCCAGCAGAGGATCGACAATTCAGCAGGAAGTGCATTTCAATATCCAGACCACAGGCGGCATTGACGATGCGACTATGAACAAAATGTCTGCAATGATGAAGCAGGTTGCGCTATATCAAATCAAAGATCAGCAGCGCCCGCGCGGTATGTTAAGTAAAACAAAATAA
- a CDS encoding host specificity protein J, protein MSSGGGGSSTPTLVDDNLRSKQYYRVLDILTEGPIYGPVDQTYLSSFLLSGTPVTDASGNVTINGVSAAWRPGSATQTAITGFDTIEATTIVNADVTYDTPLVRTVSDVNVSRVRMNIGVSSLVEQDSKGNQKNTSVTMVIETRTGTAAWTTAKTVTITGKISGEYLEAHLVDVPETKPFDIRLRRITADSTSDLLNNGTVWNSFTEITDDSLSYPYTAVAGCVIDRDQYTDTPTRTYHLRGLIVDVPDNYDPETRTYTGIWTGGFKSAWTNNPAWLFRALVKNTRYGLAKYAGYVDVDDGTLYILSQFCDQEVDDGYGGKEPRITMNAYLTDASSARDVLDKIASACRGIALWDGMRFSMIIDNPADPVAVVTNASVVDGKFTYSSMKRSERYNAVVVSWTDPNNGWSASKEYVSDDEQISLYNYNETTLEAFGCTSRGQAVRAGKWLIESCKREYRKVSFQMARDAIAFMPGDIIEVADNNRAGTRLGGRIISHSGPQITVDADVTSLAGSGDSMSIMGADGKFAKHTISVVNGPVITLSAAPAWVRDGTVFAISMGEVATQLFRIMGITEDQNNSTYTISATRHDPNKQAVVDEGAVFETPSDTLNTYRVPNVENLTIINTNSETVQVTAKWETATTTKKLTFELTVYTEAGTVVKSYETEAFTYDFYGLDAGSYTLGVRGRNSNGMKGAETQVSLVIGAPSAPTFIQWTPGIFSADIVPVMNVTATTDTSFEFWYTGEVQASSVASVEDEAQFLGRASQWTLHGLKADTTYYMYVRTKNAFGVSAFVEASGMASDDIPGMIDYIDEAIRNSETFENLSKAVDTNIEGILQAALDSDATTTHQMVQSGKNRADILTVQTTIATNDKAYAQQFQQIQASVDDNTAVVNETATALADTQGNLSAQWGIKVQTNSNGTTSIAGMQLGVEGNGSTVQSYALFNADTFAVYNGTNAQTPFAITNEQVFINSAFIADASITNAKIGSYIQSTNYGVSGYSGWKLDKTGGFSLVDANGVVRMEWGI, encoded by the coding sequence ATGAGTTCTGGCGGCGGCGGTAGCAGCACTCCAACCCTGGTTGATGACAATCTCAGATCAAAACAATACTACCGTGTACTCGATATTCTGACAGAAGGACCGATCTACGGTCCTGTTGATCAGACTTACCTTTCCTCCTTCCTGCTGAGTGGCACCCCCGTTACCGACGCCAGCGGCAATGTAACCATAAACGGTGTCAGCGCAGCATGGCGACCGGGTAGCGCCACACAGACGGCGATCACGGGTTTTGACACTATTGAAGCCACCACGATCGTCAACGCAGATGTGACCTATGACACGCCTCTGGTGCGAACGGTCAGCGATGTAAACGTCAGCCGGGTTCGTATGAATATTGGCGTGTCATCGCTGGTGGAGCAGGACTCAAAGGGAAACCAGAAAAATACCTCGGTCACAATGGTGATCGAGACTCGCACGGGTACGGCGGCATGGACGACTGCGAAAACGGTCACCATTACGGGGAAAATCTCGGGAGAGTATCTGGAAGCGCATCTGGTTGACGTGCCGGAAACCAAACCGTTTGACATTCGCCTGCGCCGTATAACAGCAGATAGCACAAGTGATCTGCTGAACAACGGTACAGTGTGGAACAGCTTCACTGAAATAACTGATGACAGCCTTTCCTACCCTTATACGGCTGTCGCGGGTTGCGTCATTGACCGTGACCAGTACACGGACACACCAACCCGCACTTATCATCTGCGCGGCCTGATCGTTGATGTGCCGGATAATTATGACCCCGAGACACGTACCTACACCGGGATCTGGACCGGTGGATTTAAGTCGGCATGGACCAATAATCCAGCCTGGCTGTTTCGTGCGTTGGTGAAAAATACCCGGTATGGCCTGGCTAAATATGCGGGCTATGTCGATGTTGATGACGGCACGCTATACATCCTTTCCCAGTTCTGCGATCAGGAAGTTGATGACGGTTATGGTGGTAAAGAGCCGCGCATTACGATGAACGCATACCTGACCGACGCCTCCAGCGCCCGCGACGTCCTGGATAAGATTGCCAGTGCGTGCCGGGGCATTGCACTCTGGGACGGGATGCGGTTTTCGATGATTATCGATAATCCGGCAGACCCGGTTGCCGTCGTGACCAATGCCAGCGTGGTTGACGGTAAATTCACGTACAGTTCGATGAAGCGCAGCGAACGCTATAACGCTGTTGTCGTCTCGTGGACAGACCCGAACAACGGCTGGAGCGCGTCGAAAGAATATGTTTCTGATGATGAGCAAATCAGCCTTTATAACTACAACGAAACGACGCTGGAGGCGTTCGGCTGCACGTCCCGTGGTCAGGCCGTGCGGGCCGGAAAATGGCTGATTGAGTCCTGCAAGCGTGAATACCGTAAGGTTTCATTCCAGATGGCGCGCGATGCTATTGCCTTCATGCCGGGCGATATTATCGAGGTTGCGGATAACAACCGTGCCGGAACGCGGCTGGGTGGTCGGATAATATCGCACAGCGGCCCACAGATTACCGTTGACGCTGATGTGACCAGCCTGGCCGGTAGCGGTGACTCGATGTCGATCATGGGTGCTGACGGGAAATTTGCTAAACACACCATTTCAGTGGTGAACGGTCCGGTTATCACGCTTTCCGCTGCACCGGCCTGGGTGCGTGACGGTACTGTGTTTGCAATTTCAATGGGAGAAGTGGCAACACAGCTTTTCCGGATCATGGGTATCACCGAAGATCAGAACAACTCCACTTACACCATCTCTGCAACCCGCCACGACCCGAACAAACAGGCGGTAGTTGACGAGGGTGCGGTGTTTGAAACGCCCAGCGATACGCTGAACACATACCGCGTGCCCAATGTTGAAAATCTGACCATCATCAATACCAATTCTGAAACCGTCCAGGTTACGGCGAAGTGGGAAACCGCAACCACCACCAAAAAGCTGACGTTTGAACTTACGGTTTACACGGAAGCCGGAACAGTGGTGAAAAGTTACGAGACTGAGGCATTTACTTATGATTTCTATGGGCTTGATGCGGGGAGCTATACGCTGGGGGTGCGTGGCCGCAACAGCAACGGCATGAAGGGGGCGGAAACGCAGGTCAGTCTGGTGATAGGCGCACCGTCTGCGCCAACCTTTATTCAGTGGACCCCGGGCATATTTTCGGCTGATATCGTACCGGTAATGAATGTTACTGCAACCACGGATACCTCTTTCGAGTTCTGGTACACCGGCGAGGTGCAGGCCAGCAGCGTTGCTTCGGTTGAGGATGAAGCGCAGTTCCTCGGTCGTGCGTCACAGTGGACGCTGCACGGCCTGAAAGCCGACACGACGTATTACATGTATGTGCGCACCAAAAACGCCTTCGGTGTATCTGCATTCGTGGAAGCGTCTGGTATGGCGTCTGATGATATACCGGGGATGATTGACTATATCGACGAGGCTATACGCAATTCGGAGACATTCGAAAACCTGTCGAAGGCGGTTGATACCAACATCGAAGGTATCCTGCAGGCCGCTCTCGACAGTGACGCAACCACCACCCATCAGATGGTCCAGTCAGGTAAAAACCGGGCTGACATTCTGACTGTACAGACCACCATCGCCACCAATGACAAGGCATATGCGCAACAATTCCAGCAAATCCAGGCGTCAGTTGATGACAACACTGCTGTAGTCAACGAGACCGCCACAGCGCTGGCCGACACTCAGGGGAATCTGTCAGCTCAGTGGGGCATTAAAGTTCAGACAAACAGCAATGGCACCACATCGATTGCAGGAATGCAGCTCGGGGTTGAAGGGAACGGATCAACAGTCCAGAGCTATGCGCTTTTTAATGCTGATACGTTTGCCGTCTACAATGGCACGAATGCACAGACGCCATTTGCCATCACTAACGAGCAGGTGTTCATAAACAGCGCATTCATTGCTGACGCGTCAATCACCAATGCGAAGATCGGGAGTTATATTCAATCCACAAATTACGGGGTTTCCGGTTATTCCGGCTGGAAACTGGATAAAACAGGTGGATTCTCTCTGGTGGATGCGAACGGCGTGGTCCGTATGGAGTGGGGGATTTAA
- a CDS encoding tail assembly protein → MLIFRFAGNLRRHFRQIALNVDTPSQGLRLLLAQCPAFKRDFYKTRLRIRIDGGDVSSDSLAFHMDRHLKDGAAVLFVPVVEGAIEAATAAWIMVAVTVASVAYSLYMTSTLKTSSSSQNDSTSITNNSFTSAENRVGQGNPVPILLGEMVIGSNVGSLGIDTSNNEDWDIAIS, encoded by the coding sequence ATGCTCATCTTTAGATTTGCGGGGAATTTACGACGACATTTCCGCCAGATCGCTTTAAATGTTGATACCCCTTCACAGGGGCTGCGCTTGCTGCTCGCCCAGTGTCCTGCCTTCAAACGAGATTTTTATAAAACCCGCCTGCGTATCCGCATCGATGGCGGTGATGTGTCCAGCGACAGCCTGGCATTTCATATGGATCGGCATCTGAAAGACGGCGCGGCAGTGCTGTTCGTTCCGGTTGTTGAGGGAGCCATTGAGGCAGCGACAGCGGCCTGGATTATGGTGGCGGTTACGGTCGCCTCAGTGGCCTACTCGCTTTATATGACATCCACGCTGAAAACCTCCAGCTCATCGCAAAATGACTCAACCAGCATTACGAACAACTCGTTTACCAGCGCTGAAAACCGCGTCGGGCAGGGTAACCCCGTGCCAATACTTCTGGGCGAAATGGTGATCGGTTCGAACGTTGGCAGTCTCGGGATTGACACCAGCAATAACGAGGACTGGGACATCGCAATCAGCTGA
- a CDS encoding phage minor tail protein L, protein MRDIPAELIIESVDAGVDAMLDLFELDLQAFGGDVIRFHSGTNGYYNNVIWKGNAYSAYPIAVEGFETKSEGTYARPTMAVANMDGLITGINSDFNDASGAILTRRQVLVKHLDAVNFPNGNPDADTTMEAVSRYTVEEMSEETFEQVTYSLSTPVDQDNAVIPGRTILADVCQWLYRGDGCGYSGGAVADEFDQPTSDATKDRCSKHLSGCRLRFPAPAVKPYGGYPGASKIS, encoded by the coding sequence ATGAGAGATATACCTGCCGAACTCATTATCGAAAGCGTCGATGCCGGTGTTGATGCGATGCTCGATCTGTTTGAGCTTGACCTTCAGGCATTTGGTGGCGATGTCATCCGCTTTCACTCAGGTACTAACGGTTATTACAACAATGTGATTTGGAAGGGGAATGCTTACTCAGCTTATCCGATTGCTGTAGAGGGGTTCGAAACTAAATCCGAGGGCACCTATGCCCGTCCGACAATGGCTGTCGCCAACATGGACGGTCTGATTACCGGGATCAACAGTGATTTTAATGATGCAAGCGGAGCAATATTGACCCGCCGGCAGGTGCTGGTAAAACATCTTGATGCAGTGAACTTTCCGAACGGGAATCCGGATGCTGATACCACGATGGAAGCTGTGTCCCGTTACACCGTGGAGGAAATGTCTGAAGAGACATTCGAGCAGGTCACTTACAGCCTTTCCACCCCGGTAGATCAGGACAACGCCGTGATCCCCGGCCGCACCATTCTGGCTGATGTATGTCAGTGGCTTTACCGGGGTGACGGGTGCGGTTACAGCGGCGGCGCGGTGGCTGATGAGTTCGATCAGCCGACATCGGATGCAACGAAAGACCGGTGTTCAAAACACCTCAGCGGTTGCCGCCTCCGGTTTCCCGCACCAGCGGTTAAACCCTACGGGGGGTATCCGGGGGCGAGTAAAATATCATGA
- a CDS encoding phage tail protein — protein sequence MPETFTWPPQKAYTVSREPNVSVVSLGDGYEQRQTKGINPLMDSYSLKFVGYDDSKCSRPNVAKEAEAFIKARLAVDSFYWTPSDTGVQALFVCRSWSMTKTGNYYELTATFEQVPR from the coding sequence ATGCCAGAAACTTTCACATGGCCACCGCAGAAGGCCTATACCGTCTCGCGGGAGCCGAACGTGTCTGTTGTGTCTCTGGGGGACGGCTATGAGCAGCGTCAGACCAAAGGCATCAACCCACTCATGGACAGCTACTCGCTTAAATTCGTGGGTTATGACGATTCAAAATGCTCCCGGCCTAATGTGGCAAAAGAGGCCGAAGCCTTTATTAAAGCGCGGTTGGCAGTTGATTCATTTTACTGGACGCCATCAGACACTGGGGTCCAGGCGCTTTTTGTGTGCCGATCGTGGTCAATGACGAAAACCGGCAACTATTACGAGTTAACCGCAACATTTGAACAGGTGCCAAGATGA
- a CDS encoding C40 family peptidase: MTLEDECLLYSASSGNEVCGLILNNTHLVRCENVHPQPSQHFRISDEDWIKAETAGEITAVFHSHPNPKLVLSPADRTAQIATGIDWWLASAGLLRKIRPVPHLLGRRFIHGITDCYTLFRDAYHLCGIDLPDFERTNGWWLRGENLYLKNMAANGFYEVSAADIQPGDVIIRRAFPEADPCHAMIWLGNNTILHHEVYGRLSRREQLRRIYAPLIHSIWRHEQCSSLDLRGIYDDISARSL; this comes from the coding sequence ATGACTCTGGAAGATGAGTGCCTTCTCTACTCTGCTTCATCCGGTAATGAGGTGTGCGGCCTGATCCTGAATAACACGCACCTTGTCCGTTGTGAGAATGTCCACCCACAGCCATCCCAACATTTCAGAATTAGTGATGAAGACTGGATCAAAGCTGAAACGGCTGGAGAAATCACCGCCGTTTTTCATTCTCATCCAAATCCAAAACTGGTGCTGTCACCGGCTGACCGCACTGCACAGATAGCCACGGGCATTGACTGGTGGCTCGCCAGTGCCGGGTTACTGCGCAAAATCCGGCCTGTTCCTCATCTGCTGGGCCGCCGGTTCATTCATGGCATCACGGACTGCTACACGCTGTTTCGGGATGCCTATCACCTCTGTGGTATCGATTTGCCTGATTTTGAACGCACGAATGGATGGTGGCTGCGTGGCGAAAATCTGTATTTGAAAAACATGGCAGCAAACGGATTTTATGAAGTTTCCGCCGCAGATATCCAGCCCGGAGATGTCATTATCCGGCGCGCATTTCCCGAGGCGGACCCATGCCACGCCATGATATGGCTGGGGAATAACACCATTCTGCATCATGAGGTTTACGGGCGTCTGAGTCGGCGGGAGCAGCTTCGGAGGATTTACGCACCGTTAATCCATTCCATCTGGAGGCATGAACAATGCTCATCTTTAGATTTGCGGGGAATTTACGACGACATTTCCGCCAGATCGCTTTAA
- a CDS encoding Ig-like domain-containing protein: MANCQNSNERLFGGAVVLEVADGCSDTVPAESEFLALAAGTSKGFDFSPNSVTSDADDGGGYVESIITNSDFTISFEGEVRKKDKLDQYGIGRFIKYFAAELKARRQPGIWVRMEFGPVTFVGYMVVTALSSDGGTNDIVTFSTEFKVGDASTIQVNDTEEDVAVTGVSVAPSTASVAEGATTQLTATVAPSDATNTSVTWSSSNTAIATVNASGLVTGVAEGSATITATTADGSFTSTSTITVTAA; the protein is encoded by the coding sequence ATGGCAAATTGCCAGAACAGCAACGAACGTTTGTTCGGTGGCGCGGTTGTGCTTGAAGTTGCCGACGGATGCAGCGATACAGTTCCTGCTGAGTCAGAGTTTCTGGCTCTTGCAGCCGGTACGTCGAAGGGATTCGACTTCAGTCCAAACAGTGTGACAAGCGATGCGGATGATGGTGGTGGTTATGTTGAGAGCATCATCACCAATTCGGATTTTACCATCAGCTTTGAAGGTGAAGTGCGTAAAAAAGATAAGCTCGATCAGTATGGCATTGGCCGCTTTATCAAATACTTCGCTGCCGAGCTTAAAGCACGCCGTCAGCCTGGTATCTGGGTGCGTATGGAGTTTGGCCCTGTAACCTTTGTTGGTTATATGGTCGTCACTGCGCTCAGTTCTGACGGCGGTACCAATGACATCGTCACCTTCTCCACTGAGTTTAAAGTAGGTGATGCGTCCACCATTCAGGTGAACGACACTGAGGAAGATGTTGCGGTTACTGGCGTCAGTGTAGCCCCGTCCACTGCGTCAGTGGCTGAAGGTGCCACAACTCAGTTAACGGCGACCGTAGCGCCTTCTGATGCGACCAACACGTCAGTAACCTGGTCATCTTCTAACACAGCGATCGCCACGGTGAACGCTTCCGGCCTGGTGACCGGAGTGGCAGAAGGTTCAGCAACCATCACCGCCACTACGGCCGATGGCAGCTTTACCTCTACCTCTACAATTACCGTTACCGCTGCGTAA